The following coding sequences lie in one Mercenaria mercenaria strain notata chromosome 5, MADL_Memer_1, whole genome shotgun sequence genomic window:
- the LOC128557184 gene encoding uncharacterized protein LOC128557184, with translation MAEFEISRQSEEVVEMFCEHCSEHGNKNQPAEGFCVDCVKYFCATCLRYHRTFLPDHVTADKDSMPSDVYLEKCEQHPEELVKFYCLSCEETACSICKTGFHKQCEEVHHLPKLALDFEEGKEFSNFKNSLDLLEKEVADTELLLGNGRQKNEQYNADAISVLRKQKEEVEKIFDNFEQEIGKVHTANKNLLDKEEKSKDLLKEDINNLKTETEELKNSSRKCKLFLQTKRMKEERKQIKEKLSGTKTHLEQEVCKFRYQLATQKLKPERFGKVIAEPFKIVKVIKWNQWNDILFLTLSFIFCVMLTGSTHITVEKLSNIEVSFDIKQIFYLSEHCLLISEPNREIVHVYNPKNSNWISQIHQSQLKEITRVRDDMVAVTFTGNVEIRSVSCSQSDFSWEVVKYIDVGKNCKFIQYRLGKLFVICSTFGGSSRIIKIFDDKGNKLDSFIIHFVAGGITISPNGKNIYISYNEDSLIISYTTEGKVVNWFRNDTLSNPSAMTVDSNGNLFVCGYFSHNIFYISADLKYGYEILNESHGIYLPNSITYDGRESILYLRSQLSNSIQVFKINSKRFPYFLYTLTLQISNSGYLKDIFKSHSENKCTKYHLKSNFSYLKIKPSFCWN, from the coding sequence atggCCGAGTTTGAAATATCTAGACAATCTGAGGAAGTTGtagaaatgttttgtgaacattgttCCGAACATGGAAATAAGAACCAGCCTGCAGAAGGATTTTGTGTGGACtgtgtcaaatatttctgtgctACATGCCTTAGATATCATCGCACATTTCTACCAGATCATGTGACAGCGGATAAAGACAGTATGCCTTCAGATGTCTATCTCGAGAAATGTGAACAACATCCTGAAGAACTGGTTAAATTCTACTGCCTTTCTTGTGAAGAAACTGCCTGTTCTATTTGCAAAACAGGCTTCCACAAACAATGTGAAGAAGTACATCACCTACCAAAACTAGCTTTAGACTTTGAGGAAGGGAAAGAATTCAGTAACTTCAAAAATTCTCTAGATCTTCTTGAAAAGGAAGTAGCAGATACAGAACTACTTTTAGGCAATGGCAGGCAAAAGAATGAACAATATAATGCAGATGCCATATCTGtactaagaaaacaaaaagaagaagtggaaaaaatatttgataacttCGAACAAGAGATTGGAAAAGTTCATACTGCAAATAAAAATCTACTTGATAAGGAAGAAAAATCAAAGGATCTTCTGAAGGAAGACATTAATAATCTGAAGACTGAGACAGAAGAGCTGAAGAATTCTTCTCGAaagtgtaaattatttctacaaacAAAACGCATGAAAGAGGAAAGGAAACAGATTAAGGAAAAGCTAAGCGGAACTAAGACTCATCTTGAACAGGAGGTATGCAAGTTCAGATACCAACTTGCTACTCAAAAGTTAAAGCCTGAAAGGTTTGGAAAAGTGATCGCTGAaccttttaaaattgtgaaagttATTAAATGGAACCAATGGAATGACATTCTGTTTCTTACCttgtcatttatattttgtgtGATGCTAACAGGAAGTACACACATTACAGTGGAAAAATTGTCTAATATAGAAGTATCTTTCGACATCAAGCAAATATTCTACCTTTCTGAACACTGTTTGTTAATTTCTGAGCCAAATAGAGAAATAGTTCATGTTTACAATCCAAAAAACAGTAACTGGATCAGCCAAATTCATCAATCTCAACTTAAGGAAATCACAAGAGTTAGAGATGATATGGTTGCAGTAACATTTACTGGTAATGTAGAAATCCGGAGTGTTTCTTGCAGTCAATCTGATTTTTCTTGGgaagttgtaaaatatatagatGTGGGTAAAAACTGCAAGTTTATTCAGTACCGACTAGGAAAACTATTTGTTATATGTTCAACCTTTGGAGGAAGCTctagaataataaaaatatttgatgatAAAGGAAATAAACTCGACagttttatcatacattttgtagCTGGTGGTATAACCATTAGCCCTAATgggaaaaatatatacatatcatacaATGAGGATTCATTAATAATAAGTTACACAACAGAAGGGAAAGTTGTAAATTGGTTTAGAAATGACACCCTAAGTAATCCTTCTGCAATGACAGTGGATAGCAATGGGAATCTCTTTGTGTGTGGATATTTCTCtcataatattttttacatatctGCTGACCTCAAATATGGGTATGAAATTCTAAATGAAAGCCATGGTATATATCTCCCAAATAGTATCACTTACGATGGAAGGGAGAGTATCCTATATCTCAGATCTCAACTGAGTAATTCAATACAAGTATTCAAAATCAATTCAAAGAGATTTCCATATTTTTTATACACTCTAACATTGCAAATCTCAAATTCAGGttatctcaaagacattttcaagtcccattCTGAAAACaagtgcacaaaatatcatttaaagtcaAATTTCAGTTATCTCAAAATAAAACCTTCCTTCTGTTGGAATTAA